One window of the Rhodohalobacter sp. SW132 genome contains the following:
- a CDS encoding MFS transporter, whose product MNPKPRPKLSFWQIWNMSFGFLGIQFGFALQNANVSRIFETLGADVGAIPLLWIAAPVTGLVVQPIIGYFSDRTWTRLGRRRPYFLYGAIAASAALVIMPNSPVLWVAAGMLWILDASINVSMEPFRAFVGDMLPSEQRTKGFAMQSFFIGTGAVVASALPWMMTNWFGVANTAPEGVIPPSVKWSFYIGAAIFFLAVLWTVLRTREYTPEELEAFEAYENEKLDADAEEVKRDIPIEAGEGQKKVTFGYIFTALGLGLTAVVYFGNYDFDLYIVTVGLAVLGLISLAAGILQRGGKTEQGLVVVAHDFLTMPKTMIQLSVVQFFSWFALFSLWIYTTAAVTSHIYGTSDTTSALYNEGADWVGILFAVYNGFAAVIAFALAPMAKRTSRKTVHAIALICGGLSYISIYFMTSPNMLIVSMVGIGFAWASILAMPYAILAGSLPAKKMGLYMGIFNFFIVIPQIIAASMLGFVTRNWFDGEAIYSLMLGGLAMLIAAASMYFVDDVDADIETGEVKKSVMPGE is encoded by the coding sequence ATGAACCCCAAACCACGCCCCAAATTAAGTTTCTGGCAAATCTGGAATATGAGTTTCGGATTTCTCGGAATCCAGTTCGGTTTTGCACTGCAGAACGCAAACGTTAGCCGGATTTTTGAAACACTTGGCGCTGATGTAGGCGCAATCCCGCTCCTTTGGATTGCCGCTCCCGTAACGGGGCTGGTGGTACAGCCGATTATCGGGTATTTCAGCGACCGCACATGGACACGCCTCGGAAGGCGGCGGCCATATTTCCTCTACGGTGCCATTGCGGCATCAGCAGCACTGGTGATCATGCCCAACTCGCCGGTACTTTGGGTTGCGGCCGGAATGCTCTGGATCCTGGACGCCTCAATTAATGTGTCGATGGAACCGTTCCGGGCTTTTGTGGGAGATATGCTTCCGTCTGAACAGCGAACCAAAGGGTTTGCAATGCAGAGCTTTTTTATCGGGACAGGCGCCGTTGTTGCTTCTGCGCTTCCCTGGATGATGACCAATTGGTTCGGGGTTGCAAACACCGCACCGGAAGGGGTGATACCGCCATCTGTAAAATGGTCATTCTACATTGGTGCAGCGATTTTCTTTCTTGCCGTTTTATGGACCGTTCTTCGCACCAGAGAATATACCCCTGAAGAGCTGGAAGCTTTTGAAGCCTATGAAAATGAAAAACTGGATGCTGATGCTGAAGAGGTAAAACGCGATATCCCGATTGAAGCGGGTGAAGGGCAGAAGAAAGTAACATTCGGATATATTTTCACAGCGTTGGGGCTCGGTCTCACTGCAGTAGTCTATTTTGGTAACTATGATTTTGATCTATACATCGTAACGGTGGGTCTGGCTGTGCTTGGATTGATTTCACTCGCTGCCGGAATACTGCAAAGAGGAGGTAAAACAGAACAGGGACTTGTTGTAGTGGCACACGATTTTCTCACCATGCCAAAAACGATGATACAGCTTTCTGTGGTGCAGTTCTTCTCCTGGTTTGCTCTCTTTTCGCTCTGGATTTATACTACAGCTGCGGTAACATCACATATTTACGGCACAAGTGATACAACATCTGCGCTCTATAATGAAGGAGCCGACTGGGTTGGAATTCTCTTTGCTGTTTATAATGGGTTTGCTGCCGTGATCGCATTTGCCCTTGCACCGATGGCCAAACGCACCAGCAGAAAAACTGTTCACGCGATTGCACTGATTTGCGGGGGGCTCAGCTACATTTCGATCTACTTTATGACATCTCCAAATATGCTCATTGTATCCATGGTAGGAATCGGATTTGCCTGGGCAAGTATTCTGGCGATGCCGTATGCCATTCTTGCCGGATCACTCCCGGCCAAAAAGATGGGACTCTATATGGGGATTTTTAACTTCTTCATTGTGATTCCTCAGATCATTGCAGCCAGCATGCTCGGATTTGTAACCCGGAACTGGTTCGATGGGGAGGCGATTTACTCGCTGATGCTCGGAGGCCTGGCGATGCTGATTGCTGCCGCATCCATGTATTTCGTGGATGATGTGGATGCAGATATTGAGACCGGCGAAGTAAAAAAATCTGTTATGCCGGGCGAATAG
- a CDS encoding VOC family protein: MPSTYKAPESTSVGHIHLKVTDLGRALKFYRDLLGFELTTMYGDQAAFLSAGGYHHHIGLNTWHSKGGAPAQKRAAGLYHTAFLYPTRKDLARIVKRLIDLEYPISGASDHGVSEAIYLNDPDGNGVELYRDRPKEQWNYREDGSIEMVTEPLDIEGLLKELEAD, translated from the coding sequence ATGCCATCAACCTACAAAGCTCCCGAAAGTACATCTGTCGGGCATATTCACCTGAAAGTTACCGATCTCGGGCGTGCATTGAAGTTCTACCGCGATCTGCTCGGTTTTGAGCTAACCACCATGTACGGAGATCAGGCTGCATTTTTGTCTGCCGGCGGATATCACCACCATATCGGCCTTAATACCTGGCACAGCAAGGGCGGGGCACCGGCACAGAAGCGAGCGGCGGGACTTTATCACACAGCATTTCTCTATCCAACACGTAAAGATCTCGCCAGAATTGTGAAGCGATTGATCGATCTGGAATATCCTATTTCCGGTGCAAGTGATCACGGGGTTTCCGAGGCGATCTATCTCAATGATCCGGACGGAAACGGCGTCGAACTGTATCGCGACAGACCTAAAGAGCAGTGGAATTACAGGGAGGATGGATCGATCGAAATGGTGACGGAACCGCTTGATATTGAAGGTCTTCTGAAGGAGCTTGAAGCAGATTGA
- a CDS encoding phospholipase D family protein → MAANRYIFPSRKDRTETGRLQIEEALNTRIGKEIQDRLIEHSNESGVHPLRQAHDAFASRALLAQTAEKTLDIQYYIWKKDLTGTLMFKAIVDAAKRGVRVRLLLDDNGINGLDESLIALNRYSNIDVRLFNPFSLRWPKWMGSITNFTRLNRRMHNKSFTADNQASIVGGRNIGDEYFGAGTGQLFADLDVLLIGQVVQEISEDFDTYWNNTLSIPIDQIVKNTGEKEHKKFSQTISEIENKPEATEYIGILRDSNFIRDLFSGNLDMVWADVRLVSDNPSKILDKSKPDQNLIQQIQNIVGEPQKELILVSPYFVPAKAGVEVFRNMVKRGVSIRILTNSLQATDVKVVHAGYEKRRIELLKAGIQLHEMKRFSDDMKFREQAGPFGSSGSSLHAKTFSVDGQRVFVGSFNFDQRSLHLNTEMGVVIESSRLANDIREIFEQGVPENSYEVSLNENGKIQWIEYTDEGKMIHKQEPETNLMQLIFVRFFSMMPIERFL, encoded by the coding sequence ATGGCTGCAAACAGATATATTTTTCCATCCCGTAAAGATCGAACCGAAACCGGCCGGCTGCAAATTGAAGAGGCTCTGAATACCCGTATCGGGAAGGAAATCCAGGATCGGCTGATTGAACATTCAAATGAGAGTGGTGTTCACCCCCTCCGGCAGGCGCATGATGCCTTCGCTTCCAGGGCTCTGCTTGCTCAAACCGCAGAAAAAACGCTGGATATTCAATATTACATCTGGAAAAAGGATCTTACCGGCACACTCATGTTTAAGGCTATTGTTGATGCTGCCAAACGGGGAGTACGTGTTCGTCTGCTGCTGGATGATAACGGCATTAACGGACTGGATGAGAGCCTGATAGCACTCAACCGATACTCAAATATCGACGTACGGCTTTTCAACCCCTTTTCATTGCGATGGCCAAAGTGGATGGGTTCTATCACAAACTTTACCAGACTGAATCGACGCATGCATAACAAATCGTTCACAGCGGATAATCAGGCCTCAATTGTAGGCGGAAGAAATATCGGTGATGAATATTTCGGAGCTGGTACCGGACAGCTATTTGCCGATCTTGATGTGCTTTTAATCGGGCAGGTTGTTCAGGAGATTTCTGAAGATTTTGATACTTATTGGAACAACACTCTTTCCATTCCGATTGACCAGATCGTGAAAAATACTGGTGAAAAAGAACATAAAAAGTTCTCCCAAACCATTTCTGAAATTGAGAACAAACCCGAAGCAACAGAATATATCGGGATCCTGAGAGACTCCAACTTTATCCGGGACTTGTTTAGTGGAAATCTCGATATGGTATGGGCTGACGTACGATTGGTCAGCGATAATCCCTCCAAAATTTTGGACAAATCAAAGCCGGACCAGAATCTCATACAACAGATTCAAAATATTGTAGGAGAACCACAGAAAGAGTTGATTCTGGTTTCCCCCTATTTTGTGCCAGCAAAAGCGGGCGTGGAAGTTTTCAGGAATATGGTAAAAAGAGGTGTGAGTATCCGGATTCTGACCAACTCACTGCAAGCAACTGATGTTAAAGTCGTTCATGCCGGTTATGAAAAAAGGAGGATTGAACTTCTGAAAGCCGGTATACAGCTGCATGAAATGAAAAGATTTTCAGATGACATGAAGTTTCGTGAACAGGCCGGTCCATTTGGGTCATCCGGATCCAGCCTTCACGCTAAAACGTTCTCTGTGGATGGCCAGCGAGTTTTCGTTGGATCATTTAATTTTGATCAACGCTCCTTACACCTTAATACCGAGATGGGCGTGGTGATTGAGAGCTCCAGGCTGGCCAATGATATTCGTGAAATTTTCGAGCAGGGTGTACCTGAAAATTCCTATGAAGTATCTCTAAATGAGAATGGAAAAATACAATGGATTGAGTATACCGATGAGGGAAAAATGATTCACAAGCAGGAACCAGAGACCAACCTCATGCAACTCATTTTTGTGAGGTTCTTTTCCATGATGCCAATTGAGCGGTTTTTGTAA
- a CDS encoding alpha-amylase family glycosyl hydrolase: protein MKQHRYNILTTAFTALFLLFTGVVNGQVIQTEPNFPTEDQPLTITFDASEADRNDLEGFTGDVYAHTGVIISESDMGSNNWSYVIAEWNENLPELQLSHLGDDLWELEIEDIREFYDVPESVEQIYQLAFVFRSADGSRQTEDLFVDIFDGELTVRFNRPNVSPLNPYFTQLNEIVEFEIVGSAPSGTLASITLFEGESELASVSDSNELNYSYEVTSTGRTDFYVVAEDESGNSTEDSLYIIVNPDVTVQPRQAGIEDGITYHDDDPGRVTFSLFAPDNEFVYLIGDFNDWEVNPDYMMNRDETGPFDGYHYWVEIDGLQPGQEYAFQYFVDGEIRMADLFSEKVLDPWNDIYLINDGIYPDLMPYPSGQTQEIAGVIHPGRDAYDWQVPDFERPHAEELVIYELVIRDFLDEGTYANMADTLGYFERLGVNAIELMPVSQFDGNLSWGYNPAFHFALEKAYGPAEDFKRFVDEAHQRGIAVILDVVYNHATDQSPLIRLKGSDRNENPLIGPGHAYNVFNHLNHDHPYIQYWLDRANRHWLERYNVDGFRFDLTKGFAANPGISSNVDNYNQGRVDNLKRMADEMWSFDSDAYLILEHFQREEELELAVYGRDEGFQGMMFWNNMNHEYSEASMGYTSNLTNTYFGNINGLDVANGISYMESHDEQWMMLKNLKFGNSSSDGSYDVTHDLTALERQKSVAAFFLTVPGPRMLWQFGELGYGGGPNECLKPGDGSDGDCEPSDPGRTDQKPVRWDYYENSARQNVYRSWSEMLRLRNENPVFTSRETVFESSLGGEVKWMRMQHETMDAMIVGNFDVETQSSTVTFPDSGEWFDFVTGTTLNAETADQTFELQPGEVRIYTSQFVEPAGEDVFVSSERQEESTQPQTFRLNPNYPNPFNPTTNISYEIPERSDVTIAVYDMLGREVATLVQDQQHPAGTFTVSFDASGLSSGIYFTRLEAGSTSVTRKMSLIK from the coding sequence ATGAAGCAACATCGATACAATATTCTCACAACAGCATTTACAGCTCTGTTTCTTCTCTTTACAGGAGTTGTAAACGGACAAGTCATCCAGACGGAGCCAAATTTCCCAACGGAAGATCAGCCCCTGACCATTACATTTGATGCATCAGAAGCGGATCGAAACGACCTTGAAGGGTTTACCGGAGATGTGTACGCACATACCGGAGTCATTATTTCCGAAAGTGATATGGGCAGTAATAACTGGTCATATGTGATCGCAGAATGGAATGAAAACTTACCTGAACTTCAGCTTTCCCATCTCGGAGATGATCTTTGGGAATTGGAAATCGAGGATATCCGTGAATTTTACGACGTTCCGGAATCGGTTGAACAAATTTATCAGCTCGCATTTGTTTTTAGAAGTGCAGATGGATCCCGCCAGACCGAGGATCTTTTTGTTGATATTTTCGATGGAGAACTTACGGTCAGGTTCAACCGGCCGAATGTATCACCGCTTAATCCATATTTCACCCAGCTGAATGAAATCGTTGAGTTCGAAATTGTGGGATCGGCTCCATCCGGTACCCTGGCATCTATCACGTTATTTGAAGGGGAATCGGAGCTGGCATCTGTTAGCGACTCCAATGAACTCAATTACTCTTATGAAGTGACCAGCACCGGCAGAACCGATTTTTATGTAGTTGCCGAGGATGAATCGGGAAACAGCACGGAGGATTCACTGTACATTATCGTCAATCCGGATGTGACCGTTCAGCCGCGGCAGGCCGGTATTGAAGATGGAATTACCTATCACGATGATGATCCGGGACGGGTTACGTTCTCTCTTTTCGCTCCGGATAATGAATTTGTGTATCTCATCGGCGATTTTAATGATTGGGAAGTAAATCCCGACTACATGATGAATCGGGACGAAACCGGACCGTTTGACGGATACCATTACTGGGTGGAGATCGACGGCCTTCAGCCTGGACAGGAGTATGCGTTTCAATATTTTGTAGATGGAGAAATCCGAATGGCGGATCTATTTTCAGAAAAAGTTTTGGATCCATGGAATGATATCTATCTCATCAACGACGGCATCTACCCGGACCTTATGCCGTACCCGTCCGGTCAAACCCAGGAAATTGCAGGTGTGATCCATCCGGGTCGTGATGCCTATGACTGGCAGGTTCCCGATTTTGAGCGTCCTCACGCTGAGGAACTGGTGATTTATGAGCTGGTCATCCGCGATTTTCTGGATGAAGGAACGTACGCTAACATGGCTGATACGCTCGGATATTTTGAGCGGCTTGGAGTCAACGCCATCGAACTGATGCCGGTTTCGCAATTTGACGGAAACCTGAGCTGGGGATACAATCCTGCATTTCATTTTGCACTGGAGAAAGCGTACGGCCCCGCAGAAGATTTTAAGCGATTTGTGGATGAGGCACATCAGCGCGGTATTGCCGTGATTCTTGATGTTGTGTACAATCACGCTACCGATCAATCACCGCTGATCCGCCTGAAAGGAAGTGACCGGAATGAAAATCCGCTGATTGGCCCGGGGCATGCATATAACGTGTTTAATCACCTCAATCACGATCATCCATACATTCAGTACTGGCTGGACAGGGCAAATCGCCACTGGCTGGAACGGTATAATGTTGACGGTTTCAGGTTTGATCTCACCAAAGGATTTGCGGCCAACCCCGGCATCAGCTCCAACGTAGATAATTACAACCAGGGGCGGGTGGACAATTTGAAGCGAATGGCCGATGAGATGTGGAGTTTTGATTCCGATGCGTATCTCATTCTGGAGCACTTTCAACGGGAGGAAGAACTGGAACTTGCGGTGTACGGCCGGGATGAAGGCTTCCAGGGAATGATGTTCTGGAACAACATGAACCACGAATATTCTGAAGCTTCGATGGGATACACATCAAACCTGACAAACACATACTTTGGCAATATCAACGGGCTGGATGTGGCAAACGGTATCAGCTATATGGAAAGCCATGATGAGCAGTGGATGATGCTCAAAAACCTCAAATTTGGAAACTCCAGTTCTGATGGAAGCTACGATGTAACTCACGATCTCACCGCCCTTGAGCGTCAGAAGTCTGTTGCAGCATTTTTTCTTACGGTTCCCGGTCCGAGAATGCTCTGGCAGTTCGGTGAACTGGGATATGGCGGCGGACCAAATGAATGCCTGAAACCGGGAGACGGATCCGATGGAGATTGTGAACCTTCCGATCCCGGCCGGACAGATCAGAAACCGGTGAGATGGGATTATTACGAAAATAGTGCGCGTCAGAATGTCTACCGGTCTTGGAGCGAAATGCTTCGTCTGAGAAATGAAAACCCGGTATTCACGAGCCGAGAAACCGTATTTGAATCATCACTTGGCGGAGAAGTCAAATGGATGCGGATGCAGCACGAAACCATGGACGCGATGATCGTCGGTAATTTTGATGTGGAAACGCAGTCATCAACCGTCACTTTTCCGGACAGCGGGGAATGGTTTGATTTTGTTACGGGAACAACTCTGAATGCAGAAACCGCTGATCAGACATTTGAACTGCAGCCGGGTGAAGTCCGAATCTACACCTCTCAATTTGTGGAACCTGCCGGTGAGGATGTATTTGTGAGCAGCGAACGGCAGGAGGAATCCACGCAGCCCCAGACATTTCGTTTAAATCCAAACTATCCGAATCCTTTTAATCCTACGACTAACATTTCGTATGAAATTCCTGAACGATCGGACGTTACCATAGCTGTTTACGACATGCTGGGACGTGAAGTGGCCACTCTTGTGCAGGATCAGCAGCATCCGGCAGGAACGTTCACCGTTTCATTTGATGCATCCGGTTTAAGCAGCGGGATCTACTTCACGCGCCTTGAAGCCGGTTCGACATCCGTCACCCGGAAAATGTCTCTTATTAAATAA
- a CDS encoding MauE/DoxX family redox-associated membrane protein, with protein MNQPITKPQQIAYFILRITLGVAFFTFGASKFFNQGIANFADFMMDRFAGLLPEILLVPFVWVLPFAELILGLFLILGLFSMITLTGTGLLITALTFGAVLSGDPATTANNLIYAIITFFLLWNVHANSWSVDNKIGRTYE; from the coding sequence TTGAATCAACCAATTACCAAACCGCAGCAAATAGCATATTTCATATTAAGAATTACTCTTGGAGTAGCATTTTTTACGTTTGGAGCGAGTAAATTCTTTAACCAGGGCATCGCGAATTTTGCCGATTTTATGATGGATCGGTTTGCCGGCCTGCTCCCCGAAATTTTACTGGTTCCGTTTGTTTGGGTTCTGCCATTCGCAGAACTGATCCTCGGACTCTTTTTGATCCTGGGATTGTTTAGTATGATCACGCTTACAGGCACCGGACTCTTAATCACCGCTCTTACATTTGGCGCGGTACTTTCAGGCGATCCGGCTACAACGGCTAATAATTTAATTTACGCGATCATCACCTTTTTCCTGCTCTGGAATGTACATGCAAACAGCTGGAGCGTTGACAATAAAATAGGACGTACGTATGAATAA
- a CDS encoding alpha-amylase family glycosyl hydrolase, whose protein sequence is MFKLNLRMGALFTLLLSLTFTAVSCDETEYTAEGETYSAAPPDWAYNATIYEVNIRQNTPEGTFNAFAEDIPRLQEMGVKILWLMPIHPIGEENRKGTLGSYYSIVDYTDVNPEFGTKDDFKNLVEKAHDHDMKLILDWVANHTAWDAVWTETNPEFYETDGDGNFFPPVEDWEDVIQLDVENPEMQEQMIQAMEYWVREYGVDGYRADVAYMVPTEFWIDARERLDQIKPVFMLAEAEEPELHQAFDMSYAWDYAQTIRDIGAGEADLSDLDRALSRNFDQFSRSDYRMFFTTNHDENSWSGSDTELYGDNFENFAVLSATVWGMPLVYNGQESGLDKQLEFFEKDEIEWGDYKYEDFYRTLLHLNRDNRALWNGEQGGSYLKSSTDRDDVIFSYKRVADDERVFVVLNFSDEEVEFRFDSGSQGVWSDVFSGEQVEISATMQLEGNSYKLFERRQ, encoded by the coding sequence ATGTTTAAACTAAATCTGCGCATGGGAGCACTTTTTACGCTCCTGCTTTCACTGACATTTACGGCTGTTTCCTGTGATGAAACAGAATATACCGCTGAAGGGGAAACCTATTCGGCAGCACCGCCTGACTGGGCGTATAACGCAACCATTTACGAGGTGAACATCCGGCAGAATACACCTGAGGGAACATTTAACGCATTTGCAGAAGATATTCCGCGGCTTCAGGAAATGGGCGTTAAAATTCTATGGCTGATGCCGATCCATCCCATCGGAGAAGAGAACCGGAAAGGCACGCTCGGCAGCTACTACTCCATTGTGGATTATACCGATGTGAATCCTGAGTTTGGCACCAAAGATGATTTCAAAAACCTGGTTGAAAAAGCCCATGATCACGATATGAAACTGATTCTCGACTGGGTAGCCAATCACACCGCATGGGATGCTGTTTGGACTGAAACGAATCCGGAATTTTACGAAACAGATGGAGATGGCAACTTTTTTCCCCCGGTAGAGGATTGGGAGGATGTCATTCAGCTTGATGTTGAAAATCCCGAAATGCAGGAGCAGATGATCCAGGCGATGGAGTACTGGGTCCGCGAATATGGCGTGGACGGATACCGCGCGGATGTCGCCTATATGGTGCCTACAGAATTCTGGATCGATGCACGGGAGCGGCTCGATCAGATCAAGCCGGTGTTTATGCTGGCTGAAGCAGAAGAGCCGGAACTTCATCAGGCATTCGATATGTCATACGCATGGGATTATGCACAGACCATTCGCGATATCGGCGCTGGTGAAGCTGACCTGAGCGATCTGGACCGGGCGCTCTCCCGTAATTTTGATCAATTCAGCCGATCCGACTACCGGATGTTCTTCACCACCAACCACGATGAAAATTCATGGTCCGGGAGCGACACTGAACTTTATGGTGACAATTTCGAAAATTTTGCGGTGCTCTCAGCTACCGTTTGGGGAATGCCGTTGGTTTATAATGGTCAGGAATCAGGCCTGGACAAGCAGCTGGAATTTTTTGAAAAAGATGAAATAGAGTGGGGCGATTATAAATATGAAGACTTCTACAGAACACTGCTCCACCTGAACCGCGATAACCGTGCGCTCTGGAACGGTGAGCAGGGTGGAAGCTATCTCAAATCCTCCACAGACCGCGATGATGTGATCTTCTCATACAAGCGGGTTGCCGATGATGAGCGTGTATTTGTTGTGCTCAATTTTTCTGATGAAGAAGTAGAGTTTAGATTCGATTCAGGAAGTCAGGGTGTTTGGAGTGATGTTTTTTCCGGTGAGCAAGTTGAAATCAGCGCTACCATGCAGCTTGAAGGTAATTCCTATAAACTATTTGAAAGACGGCAATAA
- a CDS encoding DsbA family protein — MNNLENLNPDQKTTAFTVDIWSDIVCPFCYIGKRNFENALDQTGLTDNVNVVWHSFELAPDAETKPNATIYEELGKRKGWSLEQSKQIHKQMEQRARESGLEYDFDKTVPANSFKAHRLLHLAKKNKLQNEVKELLLKGYFIDGKNIDSDDFLVETARQAGLNEEEVHKALQSDSIEKEILEDITNARKLGIQGVPFFILNEKYSISGAQPVEVFTQALEKLKDELNLRNISDTDGAVCGPDKKC; from the coding sequence ATGAATAACCTGGAGAATCTAAATCCCGATCAAAAAACTACAGCGTTTACTGTGGATATATGGTCAGATATTGTCTGTCCATTCTGCTACATCGGTAAACGAAACTTCGAAAATGCGCTTGATCAGACCGGTTTGACGGACAACGTTAACGTAGTGTGGCACAGTTTTGAACTCGCTCCCGATGCAGAAACCAAGCCCAATGCCACGATTTATGAAGAGCTCGGTAAGCGAAAAGGATGGAGCCTTGAGCAGTCGAAGCAGATTCATAAGCAGATGGAACAGAGGGCGAGAGAGTCCGGCCTGGAATACGATTTCGACAAAACCGTACCAGCAAACAGCTTTAAAGCTCACCGGCTGCTGCATCTCGCTAAAAAGAACAAACTACAAAATGAGGTGAAAGAGCTTTTACTCAAAGGCTACTTTATAGATGGTAAAAATATCGACAGCGATGATTTTCTTGTTGAAACGGCCAGGCAGGCGGGACTTAATGAAGAGGAAGTTCACAAAGCGCTGCAGAGTGACTCTATCGAAAAGGAGATCCTTGAGGATATCACAAATGCCCGGAAACTGGGTATCCAGGGAGTGCCATTTTTCATTCTGAACGAAAAATACTCCATCTCCGGAGCTCAGCCTGTTGAGGTGTTTACACAAGCTCTTGAGAAGCTGAAAGATGAGTTGAACCTTAGAAATATATCTGATACCGACGGAGCCGTTTGCGGCCCGGATAAGAAGTGTTGA
- a CDS encoding LacI family DNA-binding transcriptional regulator, with the protein MPKTIYDIAKAAGVSIATVSRVFNNKGRVKEQTRQKVMRVADELGYHPQVFAQGLARKKKNSIMMFVPIMSNHFFMEVLGAIQDKLTDKNFELNIVHITPDEDVFSQVEYQLKRRWSDGYLFVSLHFDPEQWEVFKKFDVPISVIDDSNSMFDSVSVDNYEGSYIATEYFLKKGCTSIAHLSALPGSVPVEQRLKGYQMALEDFNIPFEKNLVQRGDDMSRDGFTERSGYQAMKKILNIHPLPEACVCASDIKAIGALKAMEETGIKIPVISYDNLTIAEYIGLSTVHQPIYEMGEKATESLIKRIDNPSLHPSKTIYQPELVIRSSSEVNLDRENIT; encoded by the coding sequence GTGCCCAAAACAATCTACGATATAGCAAAAGCGGCCGGTGTAAGTATAGCAACTGTTTCCAGAGTCTTCAATAACAAGGGGAGGGTGAAAGAACAGACCCGTCAGAAGGTAATGCGGGTTGCGGATGAGCTTGGGTACCATCCCCAGGTATTTGCACAGGGGCTGGCGCGGAAAAAAAAGAACAGTATTATGATGTTTGTCCCCATCATGTCGAATCACTTCTTCATGGAAGTACTCGGGGCAATACAGGATAAACTCACTGATAAAAATTTTGAGCTGAATATTGTTCACATCACACCCGATGAAGACGTTTTTTCCCAAGTTGAATATCAATTAAAACGCCGGTGGTCTGATGGCTATCTGTTTGTGTCCCTTCATTTTGACCCTGAACAGTGGGAAGTTTTCAAGAAGTTTGATGTTCCGATCTCAGTGATTGATGATTCAAACTCTATGTTCGATTCTGTCTCTGTTGATAATTATGAGGGCTCATACATTGCAACAGAATATTTCCTCAAAAAAGGGTGCACATCCATAGCCCATTTAAGTGCATTACCCGGTTCCGTACCGGTTGAGCAGCGTCTTAAGGGATACCAAATGGCGCTTGAAGATTTTAACATACCATTTGAAAAAAATCTTGTACAGCGCGGAGATGATATGTCCCGCGATGGGTTTACCGAGCGCAGCGGTTACCAGGCGATGAAGAAAATTTTAAACATTCATCCATTGCCGGAAGCCTGCGTATGCGCATCCGATATTAAAGCGATTGGAGCTTTAAAAGCAATGGAGGAGACGGGAATAAAAATTCCGGTCATTAGTTACGATAATCTTACGATTGCGGAGTACATCGGCCTTTCTACCGTACATCAGCCGATCTACGAAATGGGTGAAAAAGCAACGGAAAGCCTGATCAAACGAATCGACAATCCATCTCTCCACCCCTCTAAAACAATCTATCAACCCGAGCTGGTCATCCGATCATCTTCGGAAGTTAATCTTGACAGAGAAAACATCACATAA
- a CDS encoding YceI family protein, translated as MKQLTALLIFLLLPLTIIAQDTWVHDQYHSNLGFTVTHLGIADVPGHFGEYSVSITASEEDFSDAQIELTVQTATVNTRVQDRDDHLRSEDFFHVEQYPEMTFSSRSIRTVEEGVFELTGDLTLLDVTREVTMTMVHRGTVENPMADGAPVAGIQISGTIDRSEFNLGNGFPPPMISNNVEIKADGEFVIQ; from the coding sequence ATGAAGCAACTAACCGCACTTTTAATATTTTTACTTTTACCACTCACGATTATCGCCCAGGATACGTGGGTTCATGATCAGTATCACTCCAATCTCGGATTTACCGTAACTCACTTAGGTATCGCGGATGTTCCGGGGCACTTTGGGGAGTACAGCGTTTCCATTACCGCCTCTGAAGAGGATTTTAGTGATGCACAAATCGAATTGACGGTCCAGACAGCTACTGTAAATACACGAGTGCAGGACCGTGACGATCACCTCCGAAGTGAAGATTTTTTCCATGTAGAACAGTATCCCGAGATGACGTTTAGCAGCCGTTCGATCCGTACGGTAGAAGAGGGCGTTTTTGAACTGACCGGCGACCTTACTCTTCTGGATGTAACCCGTGAAGTAACTATGACCATGGTTCACCGCGGAACCGTTGAAAACCCAATGGCCGATGGCGCCCCGGTTGCTGGTATCCAGATTTCTGGCACCATTGACAGATCAGAATTCAACCTCGGGAATGGATTTCCACCGCCCATGATTAGCAATAATGTTGAAATTAAGGCAGACGGTGAGTTTGTAATTCAGTAA